One Nicotiana sylvestris chromosome 12, ASM39365v2, whole genome shotgun sequence genomic window carries:
- the LOC104242144 gene encoding 3-isopropylmalate dehydrogenase 2, chloroplastic-like produces MAASLQFTATPLNQLQFHSKTLPKHAAKWSTLRCSAASPTKSYNITLLPGDGIGPEVISVAKNALQLVASLEGFNIGFEEMHVGGAALDAVGVPLPDETLSSAKKSDAILLGAIGGYKWDNNERHLRPEMALLHLRGALKVFANLRPATVLPQLVDASTLKKEVAEGVDLMVVRELTGGIYFGEPRGISTNENGQEIGFNTEVYAAYEIERIARIAFETARKRRGKLCSVDKANVLEASMLWRKTVTALASEYPDVELSHMYVDNAAMQLVRNPKQFDTIVTNNIFGDILSDEASMITGSIGMLPSASLGETGPGLFEPIHGSAPDIAGQDKANPLATVLSAAMLLKYGLGEEKAAQRIEAAVLDALNRGFRTGDIHSAGHKLVGCKEMGEEVLKSIDSKTPAAV; encoded by the exons ATGGCGGCTTCCTTACAATTCACTGCAACACCTCTAAACCAACTCCAATTTCATTCAAAAACGCTGCCCAAACACGCCGCTAAATGGAGTACTCTTCGCTGTTCCGCGGCCTCACCCACCAAAAGCTACAACATCACTCTTCTTCCCGGCGATGGTATTGGCCCTGAAGTTATTTCTGTTGCCAAAAATGCCCTCCAACTCGTCGCTTCCCTTGAAG GATTTAATATTGGGTTCGAAGAGATGCATGTGGGAGGGGCTGCCTTGGATGCTGTAGGAGTGCCATTGCCTGATGAGACTCTCAGTTCTGCAAAGAAATCTGATGCTATTCTTCTTGGAGCAATTGGAGG ATATAAATGGGACAATAATGAAAGACATTTGAGGCCTGAGATGGCATTGCTTCACCTTCGAGGAGCCTTGAAGGTGTTTGCTAACTTGAGACCTGCAACTGTTTTACCACAG TTAGTAGATGCTTCAACTTTGAAGAAAGAAGTTGCTGAAGGTGTAGACCTAATGGTTGTTAGGGAACTTACAGGAG GTATTTATTTTGGTGAACCAAGAGGTATCAGCACTAATGAAAATGGCCAGGAAATAGGTTTCAACACTGAAGTGTATGCAGCATATGAG ATCGAAAGAATTGCACGTATTGCATTTGAAACTGCAAGGAAGCGTCGAGGAAAACTCTGTAGCGTGGATAAAGCAAATGTTTTGGAG GCCTCTATGCTTTGGAGGAAGACAGTTACAGCACTTGCCTCAGAGTATCCTGATGTAGAGCTCTCTCACATGTATGTTGATAATGCAGCCATGCAACTTGTTCGCAACCCGAAGCAG TTTGATACAATTGTGACAAACAACATATTTGGTGATATCCTGTCCGATGAAGCATCAATGATTACAGGAAGTATCGGGATGCTTCCTTCTGCCAGTCTTGGTGAAACG GGACCTGGATTATTTGAACCTATACATGGTTCTGCTCCTGATATTGCTGGGCAG GATAAAGCAAACCCCTTAGCTACAGTGCTCAGCGCTGCTATGCTTTTGAAATATGGCCTAGGTGAGGAGAAGGCTGCTCAGAGAATTGAAGCAGCTGTTTTAGACGCCTTAAATCGAGGATTTCGTACTGGTGACATTCATTCAGCAGGACAT AAATTGGTTGGTTGCAAGGAAATGGGTGAAGAAGTGCTCAAGTCTATTGACAGCAAAACTCCCGCTGCTGTTTAA